The Mixophyes fleayi isolate aMixFle1 chromosome 9, aMixFle1.hap1, whole genome shotgun sequence DNA window TATATAAATAAACCCCGGCACTATTCGTTCCTGATCAGAATATATACTCCATATCTATATCCTGCAGTGCAAACTCCTTTTATTCATCTTTAGTGGTTAAAACattgagggtctgattcattaaggcacgcaaaacgcaGGTAAAGCGGGAATACGCACGTCCATTGTCACCTGCAAGTGGATGTGAAGGAAACGTCTCTTACTGAATacgtgttggctaacctgtggcactccagggggtaaatgtatcacaccccggatttttcaactcgccgcgccgctataaattttagctgtcaactcgccgattcccggcgagttgaaaaaaaaactgggtataatacatttacccccaggtgttgtgaaactacaagtcccagcatacccttccagcaataagctggtatatattggcaaagcatgctgggacttgtagtttcacaacacctggagtgccacaggttagcaaagtctgtcctagatcatcttttaatttcagtgtaaaaataaagctataaagtacttgtgtgctacatgaaaaaacagccagtattttctgtatttgcaaaataaaaactcgtttgcaccccttgcattgcaacatggttctctccagaaaacttgagtaagaaaactttccttaataaatgaggcccatagtcatttatgaaataacatttaaaagaaaaaaaaaaaagtattctttccccatgaaatacatgtatcatgaggttattaatgtctactgtacataaaatacatttttacagttactcctgattgcaaacacatgttctagcattcatactcgactgtcatcactatcactcggcacctgtagctggtgcaagtgatatggctgaaaatcacctacctgagagatgcccagagttttCATTGGGCACTCTACTTTGACACGCCCATActctacattgactatgtgcctaggccccttccctctcctgttcACCCAATGAAATCGTAGGTTGTCGgaaatgtcatttgcattcaaagatgaattggatgtacttatgctcactggtgtatagtccgtgTCTGGGAATGCACAGTgtaattttacgcaaaatatggcagcTATCAGTATCTACGTTCCTTATGTTCCTGGCCCCAAGAACATAATATTGTATTGTGACAAATGTAAAAGTAGTGCCTAACAAGACGCATTTTGACCTAACTCAAGGGTAAAATTTTCGGCAACCACTTttgagaaaaaattaaaataaattttttacagTACAGAAGTATAAATGCTAAAGGCACGGCTTTGGGTGCAGGCTGTTATTTTTTGCATGACTGCCATAATTCGGCCAATATGGATCTGCAGGTGGCATCACCTGTACCAATGAGTGAATACTCCAAGAGGAGTTGACTACACCCACCTGAGCATTCTACAGAACTCCTTTACCTTGAGGTAAAGGTCTCGGAACATTGGGGTCATCACAGTTCTCACAGATAAGCAGAGAGAGTAAATTCTGGAAACCGTGAACATAAAGCAATTTTATGTTTCTAGCGGACCAGTCGACTAATCACAAGAGGCAGCCATTCTGTGGTGATAAACACTGCTCCTGACAACGTGacctatcaaatcactaggaactaAGGTCTCTGTGCGCTGTATTCAGGTGACTGGCATGGGTGAAACTACTGCCAAGCACAAGTTTACTACTTTGTGTTGGATGCTGGACCTCTCTCACATAATCATCTGTTATAGGCACACAGCTCACCTGAGTTAGCTAGTTAACACAAACTACACAGGAAGTCCTTTTCATTTTAAACAACCATTCAAGTTGTATAGAAATAAACCATACAGACATACTGTAGCATGCTGGTGTTATGTAAAGACTAGCGACACACCGGTAACGCTCACCCTTACCTGATTCTATTTTACTTAAAATCGTCCGAGCACATTTCAAGAAAGCTTCTTCCACGTTCTCTCCAGTTAGCGCGCTGGTTTCCAAAAACATCAATTCtggaaaaatgaagaaaaatacaAACATTCATAAAACTtgttaaaacacaaaaacaaaacattaatttatgtttggtgaataaacattttattaaataagttaTAACAGCAGGCATTATAGACACGGATGTGACAATATAGCACATGCTCACAAAATCGTATAACACAATGTCACCTATAATGTAAGCATTTTGGGATGGGGTGAAGGAGCAGGCAAGAGAACATACCAAGAATTCCAAAACCACTGGACCATGTTACAGAGGTCATCTTTGTGCAATTCAGTCCCCTTTGCCAGATGGTACTGTAGTTATTTGGCTTATCTATATGCATATTAATGTACTTattgttaggctaggtacacactggtttgatgattgcacgaaaaaccttcAATCAGTTGACATCCGATCGTTTTGTCAGATATCGGGTTAATGTGTATAGTGATACAATGTCGTCCCAAAGTGTCGcatgtcggctcatttggttggtcgtacggtttaatattttctgaccaaccGCGACCGATcatgtgtgtatgcactcatgctcacgatctccatataGTATCCACagtcatgctcacgatctccatataGTATCCACAGtcatgctcttttcagccgatgctagcgatgaatgtcccagtgaatacatgtatagagtgctgtagaaggaataattaatttgttcgttctgagacagaatgtttcatttcaaagtcacagaagctaacgaaattcattaggacaagtggatagctataacaaggtggttttaatcagtgtgacaagactgaatgaatattgtgctgtcattctctgatgactacaggaccagatgaagagcacagatctgaaggtaaatcatgtcagtgtgtatggatgaaacgtcagactgatcggaccttcagtcgtaggttcaaTCGTCTGAGATAACACGtgggtcggaaaattcttcagtgtgtacctagccttactgagAGTACTACTCGCTGTACAAAACCCAACAGGGGAACAGTTAAATTATCACTGGATCTTCAATTTGCTGTAATTGTTTTATGGGCTGGGTTAGGTTCTTTTCATAGAGAGTAAAGTCCAGGTTGGCAATAATGCCCAGTAAACAACGTTTCAGACCAGGGAGAGATCTCCATACGATCATTCATGAACTTCAAAATCTGTTGCCAAAAGTCTGACAGGTGAGGACAAGACCACTTCATGTTCTCAAACATCCCCCGCTTAAGACGAAGGCCGGCTATACCTCTGCAATGTAATAGTGTATAATAGGAAAGAAGTACGATACTTCGTAGCATTCTCTAGggaaatttaaattaaaacaaaagtgtgtatttggaagggggggggggcgtagtCAATGGCGACCAGCAGGTGTGATATTCATAAAGCTGACACAGCCACATTTATAAAAGTGGGCCATATTTGCTCTGAATTGTGGATATTTTTGCAGATGGTGACCACATGTCAGCTGCTCGGAGTTCATTGAGGGGATTATGGACCTTATTCGCAAGTAGATGACAAATACATCTTTTTTTACCATgtttcttcaaaaaaaaaaacaaccaaaaaaaaacaacatacaaatTACTGCACGTTGAACACCCCTATAGCTCATACACAGCAAGGTCAATTTTGAGGGCTGAACCAGTACTCATAGGAATGCAGCCTATGTATTCACTAGAAACCTGTCACATGACTGAGGTACTTCAAATTGTTCATGAGGCACTGGCTGCTAGCACATGAATTTGCTGCATCCTCCTGAATTTTGATTCAGTCAATAAAGGTGCACTGTGAGGAGTTCttttttctattattctttggCTCATATCTCACCATTTTCTTGGGCAAATCGGGACGCCTCTAAAAATGTCACCTCTCGTTCCGCATCCAAATCCTTCTTGTTTCCgcataaaatgatgatgatgttggggCTGGCCAGTGTCCTGGCATCAGTCAGCCAGTTGGTCAGTGAGTTGTAAGTCTCCCGACTAAAAGGGAAATATAGGAAGGATATCAGCATACAAAACACTCAGCATAGATTTCAAGTCATAATTTAATATAGCAATCACATGTTCTTTACATAATTGAACCTAACACTCAATAGCGGCCATCTTCCTGGCCACAAGACTATAGCAGTCTTTGTCAGATCAATCGTTAGTTATTGTTAGAAGAATTCTAAAGTAGAGCGGTGAACAGTTATAAATATTGTTTAACCTGACTGTGTTCTCAGACAGATATAAGCAACTATGCGGTTTCCTTAGATTACCACTCCTATACACAAACGCCCAGACAGTTTCCGCCTAagacagtaaagctgggtacacatctgtgcaattatcgtgcagatcacaccaTTCACAACCATTTGTTCAGATACTGCAAGAGAATGGCcgctcccacgatcatgctttatcgtaccaaaacacatcgcatctgttgacttggttttataaacttcctaaaaatcacgatcagcgatgtcgggcaaatgtggaagtgtgtactcactcacgaccagcagcctAGGCAGATATCTttagagtgtgtacagagtcaggaaCTTTTCAGCacatgattatgacagatgaagagcacagttctgaaggtaaatcttgtaggtGTGTATGCATAGTCGTTGGTACAATTGTTACAGAacttgcatctgaagtaagactgcataggtgtgtacccatctTAACTGCTCTACATGCCCTGTGCTGCCATTCAGTGGCAAGCatacagtgccggattaagggaatggaggcccctgggctaagtggGCCCTCATTTCCCTCGTGAgtcccattcccccgtgaggccccccgtTAGCCGCCCTCTGACCCTAGCCACTGGCTTTTGCTGCAGAAGACATGTACGTGAAAAGTGCAGGGGTTGGGGGAATGATACCAGGTGATACTACTCCTTTAATTTAAGTACCTAAAGCCACAAACACAAAAGACATACTTCTTTGTATACTGCCAGAACGCTCCTGAATCTATGTTCTCCCTCCCATTGCACTGGTAGGACATGACAGCAGTAAGAGGAAAAACTAACCAAACCAGAAATTTCAGAATTCTTAAAACAGTCAAAACGACAGGTAGATTCTGCATGATTATCAATCAGGAAACGTGAATTTCCAATCACATTTATCACAATACAATGCGTTTCATTATTAACGGCCTCGTTAATTGAACTGGCATCGTTAAAATGATAAGTCACACCTTaagtttcttgttttgttttttgttttttaagttaaatgtgcaaaatagacctAAAAGTATGATCTATAAATATAACCCCTATCCTATCAATACTTAGTTAGATACAATTTAAAACAGGGTATATCTAACTTGTAACTCTCCGGAGTCTAGGTTTTCAGTGCCTACCACCAAGTGACATAACAGACTAGCACAAATATCTATTTCTGCTAGTCAGCTTGAACAGCTGATGATAGCGACGCAACGGTGGAGCCGGgcatatgcagaggaaaaatattAGTTAGAAACACTccgctagagagtgtatctaaccaacgaCTGAAGATAGCATAAGGGCTATATTTGCAAAGTAGACCACTGTCAATCCCAGATTCCAATTATTGCACAGTATAATTATCAAACAGACATGGTAAGTGCAGGAGAGGTCAGAGATTACTTGTGGAGTGCAATTATTGCAATTTATACACCGTAAATCTGTATATGAATTCTCTGAcacattaaagctgcactaccacctagtaaaaGGTAGCATCTTATGATTGTggtttgtgattggtcctctcgCGCACACCTACCCTCATGCCAATTTTTCGGCCAGGACTGCAAGAGGTACAGAGGAGCACTGGAAAAAGCGGCTGCACGGTGCTCCATCCAGGGGGGGGAGGGTTGCCCCTGTACTACCACTCATTGCTAAGCATTAGTGCAGCTTTATTTCAACTACCACCCAAACTCAGTTACCCAACATTAGATTGCAAGTTCTAAAAGGGCTCAATCTGCCTGATATACTGTGTGTAAAGCATTGAAAACACCTCCAGTCTTTAACAGAATACAAGGTACATGGTATTAGTCTAACTAGGAGAGCTCTAGTATTTGTTGCACTAGGTGGCCATCTAGTGAAAAATTCAAGAATtacattttggaaaaaaattaaaaattgataTTTTAACTTTTCAGGACTGAAGAATTCTACCGTTATTTTAATTCAATTCCTTAGATGGAACCCACCATTCATCCACTGGAATGAagaataagaccaaaaaaatcagGATAAGATATAGCAGAGTCTGTTACTTTAAAGAAGGAGAACACTGTGGCAAGGAGAGGAACACGGTCAATAAGGGAGAAAACTGCTGCTATTTTGTTCTTAAATACAAGATTCACTGCTTCTGTATAAGTAAAATTCACTAGAGTACAACTGTCAGTGAAGGACTTAACATACAAACACCCCTAAATATAAGTAGTACCCTGGCAGTGATATAGTGAAGGGATTAAAATGCAGAATAAATTATATATCAATGAAGTCTGACATCACAATCTACAAATTATAACTCTTTTCTGCACAGAAATGTATAGGTATATTATTGTCTAACTTGTTTATAATTAATTTAGCGTTGCTAAGCTATTTTTTGTTTGATAAATTACTTTTAGAAATGGCAGCATTATGATAAATGCTGAACAAAACATTACTCCCAGTGGTACCAGCGTCACCATTAGAAGATCGCTGGGAGAACACAATGCAATGGAGACTTGGACGGAGTCCACATCTTGTGCAACAGGAGTTAAGCATGAGAGAAACGGTTATAAATCGATTTACTTTCAAGTGACAATTCCGACGCTGGTATACTGTGGCATTTATTGCCCTCATTCACATCATATCGGTCAGAGTTGGTGAAGAGATCTTTCGATAAACTACACATTATATGCTCTTAACAAGAGCACGGTAGAGGTCGTACGTCAGCTTCCAAGAACAGGATTTAGAGTAATTATTAACTCCAATTGCAACACCAGAACCAAAAAAACAGGTCTAGCAGGAGCCTTTGTACACATACAATTGGCGGCGACTAACAGGACACAGAGTGCCCAGAATTAGAGAGACTTGCTGTAAAAGCTGAGATAACTCCTTGTGGTATCTTTATCAGAGACTTAATAGGTGCAGCACAAACTCACCTTGCTATGTCGTAGACTAGCAGCGCCCCTGCTGCTCCTCTATAGTAACTGCGGGTAACGGATCTGTTGAGAAGAGGAAAGAATTAGCCCATATAGAATCATATTCTCAGAACCCATCTGTGTACGGTACATTTACACCATGGTCTGAATCTATACTgtacaaaaaagggagaaattaGATCACAGTATTCCATTCTGTGCTCTGCAAGGATGGTGGGGGGAGAACAGACTGACCCTGATGGACAAAGGAAGGGgggggctattattattattcacatgGCGCCACAAAgcgtccgcagcaccgtacatagagcatggacaTAACAGAGCCGGCATACTGAGCAGTACATAGACATAGTGCAATTAAAGCCAACTCATCTGAGAACGGGTGCATAGGGCAAAGAGGTATAAGTGAATTCTAGAACGCTTAGAAGCCAGGAAACGGAAGGAGGTGAGGTGAGAAGTTACCTAAAGCAAGCTGAACATGTGCTCAGCAGTGTGGGCgaactaacaggatcagagcaaTGATGGAGATGTGAAGgcaagagagaagaagagaacCAAGGGCAGGGACCAAGAGTGGAGGTGGAAAAGTGAGGCTGGGGAGCCGAGGGCTAGGTAACAGAAGGAGAACGACAGgaggataagagggccctgctcgaggGAGCTTAGAATCTAAAGGGAAAggcagactgacaggagacacaaagTGGGGAGTCGGGGTGAATGTAGGAGTGAGACATGTTCACCAGATAGGAGGTAAAGCGGCGTTCATTGGCTGACCATAGAGGGCGggaaggagatgaatggagatgaggttggagatgtaagaaGCAGTGGAGTAAGacagggctttgtaggtgagaggGAGGTGCTTGAAGAGGGTTCTGTAATGAAGGGGGAGCTAGTGCAGTGCTTTAAAGAAAGGGGAGGCCGATGTAGACCAGCGGGAAAGGAAGATAATTCGGGCAGCAGCAAtgagtatggactgaagaggagcaGGTCGGGTGCGGGGAAGACCTGCAAGGAGGAGGTTTCAGcaatcaaggcaggagatgaaCAGAGAAAGGATGAGAGTTTTGCTGGCATCAATGGAGAGGAAGGGTCTAATACAAGCTTTATTGCGGAGATGGTAGCAACAGTATTGGGTGAGGAATTGGAAATGGggtgtgaaggagagggagaaatcAAGGAAGACACCCAGGTATCAAACTTGGGGAAAGGAGGATATGTTGGTTTtaccaatagtgatggagagggtgggaggggaggaAGGAGGTCTTGAAGTCTTGAAGGAGGGAAGACCGAGTTCATATTGACCATGGTAAGTTCCTTAAGTGATGGGACATCTAGGATGAGATGGCAGAAGGCAGCATGACACCTTAGTGtggcggggaggggagaggtcaggagatggAAGGTAGATCTGGGTGTCCTCAGCATAGAGgtagtactggaggccaaaggagctgataagaTCCCCCAGTAAAGAGGTGTACAAAGTACAAAAGTATAGGCCTGAGGACGGAGCCCTAAGAGACTCATACGGGAAGTTAagaaaatggagggggggggcagccCGAGATtgaagcagagaagcagcggttagagagataagaggtgaaccatgagaggacagtgtcagaaagaCCAATGGTGCGAAGAGTGTGCAGCAGGAGAAAGTGTTGTAGGCTGCAGATAGGTCCAGGGGGctgagaagggaagaagggagtaGTGGCCTTTAGAAATGGCAGACAGAAGATTATTAGTGACTTTAGTCGGACAGTTTCTGTGGAGtagagggggcggaaaccagattggagaggatcaaggaggagTTGTCGGGTTATTCCTTGAACTTGCTCTCTACAGCACAAGGGAGGGCCGAAACCATTGCCTGGGAAAGGGGCATGTCCTGCTTCCTTATATTAACAGGTAATTATAAAGGTCAGGTGATTTTTAGGTATCCATAACTTAATAGGAGATTAGGCACAGTTCCAGGTAGGTCCAAGTATTTGGAATTAGGGGTAGGGGATATGAAAGTTTAGGACGGATGTAGGTGAGACCTTATACAACATACCTAAATCTCTCCTGTCCAGCTGTATCCCAGATCTGCAGCTTAACTGATTTACCACCAACATTCACAATTCTGGATCCAAACTCCACACCAATTGTGTGATTAGAGTCTTGTTTAACTAGGAGACAAAGAAGAAACTGTAAAGGAGAGGGAGGCAGAGAGCGCTCCTGTAAACGGTAACTGTGAGTAAGGCAACAATAAGTATGACCCCACAGATGAAGAGTAACCACCATACGGTGTAATAGCTTTTCTGAACCTTAAGGACCTGTTAAAGAGAGATCAACGCTTCTTTTTTACGGATGGCAACCGGCTTAGCACCTGGGTTATACTAGGTTTAGGCTGTGGTTAACTTACCAAATAACAGGATGGTTTTCATTGCCTCTTAGAGACCAGCccaatttttaatgttttgacgATACGTCTATTTAACCAGGAATAActgttatggttttttttttttaatgtcttataGAAAACTGTTAATGGTTAAACTTGCATTTGTTattgtaaaatgaaataaaagatttAACATTAAACATATTGGTATGTGTTTCAAAAGTGGCAAACATCCCTCTCTTACTAATAATGACCTTGATTCACAGAGATAACTCAATGGTTCCAGACAGCTGGGAGTTTAGTGTTGATTATATGTCCTGTAAATATGTGCTAGACAATGTTTTGGTTCTAAATATTCTTGTTTAGATTATTATCGTTTAAAAGTTTTAGTGCTGTAGAGATTATGTAGTGTAGTTTACAATCTTTTGCAATTATTCATTAACGAATGcaaacagcaaataaaacaatatgtaatACACATCAC harbors:
- the LOC142102272 gene encoding ras-related protein Rab-4B — encoded protein: MSETYDFLFKFLVIGSAGTGKSCLLHQFIESKFKQDSNHTIGVEFGSRIVNVGGKSVKLQIWDTAGQERFRSVTRSYYRGAAGALLVYDIASRETYNSLTNWLTDARTLASPNIIIILCGNKKDLDAEREVTFLEASRFAQENELMFLETSALTGENVEEAFLKCARTILSKIESGELDPERMGSGIQYGEASPRHTRHMHGTQLQNRQQCNC